The Ranitomeya imitator isolate aRanImi1 chromosome 8, aRanImi1.pri, whole genome shotgun sequence genome window below encodes:
- the BCL10 gene encoding B-cell lymphoma/leukemia 10: MTPQLNEDIMADIKKEAIEHLRPYLCEKLIAERHFDYLRSKMILNKDDAEEIMCQTTSRKKAGEMLDRLAKNPKGLDELIESIRQQRTQDFLIEKITDEVLRVKNSWIDSYKGCFLDASLTTCNGLSTTDEKLVSPQMESTVLFHPEGEPSLPNYFSTSLTLRSQSTLEMKSKNSRQSSNFSNKFPKPGELGAPPLPTVPPAEPEELCACSAMDNQFLSLRSSSPFHS; this comes from the exons GCCATTGAACATTTACGACCGTATTTATGCGAAAAGCTGATTGCAGAAAGACACTTCGACTACCTACGATCTAAAATGATCCTGAACAAAGACGATGCCGAAGAAATTATGTGCCAAACAACAAGCCGGAAAAAAGCTGGAGAAATGCTGGACCGTCTGGCCAAGAACCCAAAGGGACTTGATGAATTGATCGAATCCATCAGACAACAGAGAACACAGGACTTTCTTATAGAGAAGATAACTGATGAGGTTCTACGGGTGAAAAACTCGTGGATCGATTCCTACAAAG gtTGCTTCTTGGACGCGTCGCTGACAACATGCAATGGATTAAGTACCACTGATGAAAAACTGGTGTCACCACAAATGGAATCCACGGTTCTTTTTCACCCGGAAGGAGAGCCCAGTCTCCCGAATTATTTTAGCACCTCTCTAACACTGAGAAGTCAATCTACTCTAGAGATGAAATCCAAGAACAGCAGACAGAGTTCTAACTTCTCCAACAAGTTCCCCAAGCCTGGAGAACTGGGAGCTCCGCCACTTCCAACTGTTCCTCCAGCGGAGCCTGAGGAGTTGTGTGCATGCTCTGCCATGGATAACCAGTTTCTGTCTCTGAGGTCCAGTTCTCCTTTTCACTCATGA